A window from Listeria seeligeri serovar 1/2b str. SLCC3954 encodes these proteins:
- the hisJ gene encoding histidinol-phosphatase HisJ: MKRDGHTHTEFCPHGTREDVEEMILKAIKLGFDEYSIVEHAPLPNEFIQKAAGDREAVETASMALSDIHYYLKKMMHLKKKYASDLLIHIGFEVDYLLGFEDFTRDFLDEYGPQTDDGVLSLHFLAGQDGQRSIDFSAADYDEGIVQFYGGFEQAQLAYLEGIKQSIEANLGKFKPTRIGHISLCQKFWQYFGPEKNVFSDEVTAQFQQILTLVKKRDYELDFNTAGLFKPLCGETYPPKEIASLANELQIPFVYGSDSHGVKDVGRGYDVYCQK; the protein is encoded by the coding sequence ATGAAACGAGATGGACATACGCATACAGAATTTTGTCCGCATGGGACGCGAGAAGATGTAGAGGAAATGATTTTAAAGGCGATAAAACTCGGCTTTGATGAGTATTCCATTGTTGAACACGCGCCACTTCCTAATGAGTTTATCCAAAAAGCAGCCGGTGACCGAGAAGCAGTAGAGACGGCAAGTATGGCGCTTAGTGATATCCATTATTATTTAAAAAAAATGATGCATTTGAAGAAAAAATATGCGAGTGATTTATTGATACATATTGGTTTTGAAGTTGATTATTTACTAGGGTTTGAGGATTTTACGCGCGATTTTCTAGATGAATATGGCCCGCAAACAGACGACGGGGTTTTGTCGTTGCACTTTTTAGCGGGACAAGATGGTCAGCGTTCGATTGATTTTTCGGCAGCAGATTATGATGAAGGAATTGTACAGTTTTATGGGGGATTTGAACAAGCGCAACTGGCCTATTTGGAAGGAATTAAGCAGTCGATTGAAGCGAATTTAGGTAAATTTAAGCCAACAAGGATAGGGCATATTTCTTTGTGTCAGAAGTTTTGGCAGTATTTTGGACCGGAGAAAAATGTTTTTTCGGATGAGGTAACAGCACAATTTCAACAAATTCTTACGTTGGTGAAAAAGCGCGACTATGAGCTTGATTTTAATACGGCGGGATTATTTAAACCATTATGTGGAGAAACTTATCCGCCAAAAGAAATTGCTTCACTAGCGAATGAATTACAAATTCCGTTTGTGTATGGTTCGGATTCTCACGGTGTCAAGGACGTGGGGCGTGGCTATGATGTTTATTGCCAAAAGTAA
- a CDS encoding MGMT family protein, with protein MIPADFEDRVYEVVRQIPRGKVTTYGQIAYKIGFPKNSRLVGATLKHSKRDKITPCHRVVNAAGRLVPNWEEQRELLLSEGVRFKANGHVDLKIYFWQ; from the coding sequence ATGATTCCAGCAGATTTTGAAGATCGGGTCTATGAAGTAGTTCGGCAAATTCCTCGTGGCAAAGTAACCACTTACGGCCAAATCGCTTATAAAATTGGTTTTCCAAAAAATTCCCGACTTGTCGGCGCCACGTTAAAACATTCAAAACGAGACAAAATCACACCTTGTCATCGCGTCGTGAATGCTGCTGGACGGTTAGTGCCTAATTGGGAAGAACAGCGTGAACTTCTTTTATCAGAAGGCGTTCGATTTAAAGCGAATGGTCATGTTGATTTAAAAATTTACTTTTGGCAATAA
- a CDS encoding nucleoid-associated protein, translating into MPDFSYAKITKLVVHFAGNKAREEGTEVSANVLADIGSEMNQTLASIFLEPFNKDEYYQFTHETDLDFNEVRTFAANMFAYEEEFLDESKKILEHLYSETTHPNIKSGDVWIFYIEGCVVDGDFTNGIGIFKVENKEVFLKNDFNGREFQIGYDKGITGTDLDKGCLIFDLEQDSGNKVLILDRLNRGDSVYWKDKFLGIEKITDEKFYTEGFVEVCTDYIKQREESLLDKSNFVKATTEYLAGEETLNIAEFARTTIEKPEEITEFNTMVDTFERENNVRFPETFQLDEEKRGKLSKKIRKTIKLGKNISVVVKDLEQLEETDFVQGYDEERGKNYMIVYYD; encoded by the coding sequence ATGCCAGATTTTTCATACGCCAAAATAACGAAACTCGTAGTCCATTTTGCGGGGAATAAAGCGCGAGAGGAAGGAACAGAAGTCTCAGCGAATGTGCTTGCAGATATTGGTTCCGAAATGAATCAAACATTAGCTTCGATTTTTCTAGAGCCGTTTAATAAAGACGAATATTATCAATTCACCCATGAAACAGATTTGGATTTTAACGAGGTTCGAACTTTTGCGGCGAATATGTTTGCTTATGAAGAAGAATTTCTCGACGAATCTAAGAAAATTTTAGAACATTTGTATAGCGAAACAACGCACCCTAATATAAAAAGTGGAGATGTATGGATTTTCTATATTGAAGGTTGCGTAGTGGATGGGGATTTCACGAATGGGATTGGCATTTTCAAAGTCGAAAATAAAGAAGTCTTTTTGAAAAATGATTTTAATGGGCGCGAATTCCAAATCGGTTATGATAAAGGAATTACCGGGACTGATTTAGATAAAGGCTGTTTGATTTTTGATTTAGAACAAGATTCAGGGAACAAGGTGTTAATTCTCGATAGGTTAAATCGTGGTGACTCAGTTTACTGGAAAGATAAGTTTTTAGGGATTGAAAAGATTACCGATGAAAAATTCTATACGGAAGGTTTTGTCGAAGTTTGTACGGATTACATTAAACAACGCGAAGAATCGTTACTTGATAAGTCGAATTTTGTAAAAGCGACGACAGAATACTTAGCAGGAGAAGAAACACTTAATATTGCTGAATTTGCGCGAACAACGATTGAAAAACCAGAAGAAATAACGGAATTTAATACGATGGTAGATACATTTGAACGAGAAAATAATGTGAGATTTCCAGAAACTTTCCAATTAGATGAAGAAAAACGGGGAAAATTATCGAAAAAAATCCGAAAAACGATTAAACTAGGGAAAAATATTTCCGTGGTTGTAAAAGATTTAGAGCAATTAGAGGAAACTGATTTTGTACAAGGGTACGATGAAGAGCGAGGAAAGAATTACATGATTGTCTATTATGACTGA
- a CDS encoding NCS2 family permease, whose translation MDKFFKLRENKTTVRTEILAGLTTFLSMAYVLFVNPSMLATTGMDLKAVFVATILASVVGSLAMGLIGNYPIGLAPGMGLNAFFAYTVCAQWGIPWQTALAGVLVSGLVFICLTLSGIREKIVNAIPSELKFAVGAGIGFFIAFLGLKNAGIIVPNDSTIVALGDLHSGPVLLAVFGIVITVCYMTLGWKGAIFFGMATTAIAGMIFGLIDVPNHIVSSVPSIAPTFGQAVIHLPDIFTPQMLIVILTFFFIDFFDTAGTLVAVATQAGFVKDDKIPRAGRALFSDSLATVSGAIFGTSTTTSYVESTAGVAVGGRTGLTAIVIAICFSLSLFFSPLLGVITSAVTTPALVIVGILMIGNVAHIDWTKFEIAVPAFFVVLMMVLTFSIATGIAIGFIFYPITMALKGRYKEVHPIMYVMMVLFILYFIFVV comes from the coding sequence ATGGATAAATTTTTCAAACTACGCGAGAACAAGACGACAGTTCGGACAGAAATACTCGCGGGGCTAACGACTTTCTTGTCAATGGCTTATGTACTTTTCGTCAATCCGTCTATGCTGGCAACAACAGGAATGGATTTAAAAGCAGTATTTGTTGCAACGATACTTGCTTCAGTGGTTGGTTCGCTTGCAATGGGGTTAATTGGTAACTACCCAATCGGACTCGCTCCTGGTATGGGCTTAAATGCTTTTTTTGCTTATACAGTGTGCGCGCAGTGGGGAATCCCTTGGCAAACTGCACTAGCTGGAGTACTTGTTTCCGGTTTAGTCTTTATTTGTTTAACTCTTTCAGGTATTCGCGAAAAAATCGTTAATGCAATTCCTTCTGAATTAAAATTTGCTGTTGGAGCCGGAATTGGATTTTTCATTGCCTTTTTAGGACTTAAAAATGCTGGTATTATTGTGCCAAACGATTCTACCATTGTGGCTCTTGGTGATCTTCATTCTGGACCGGTATTACTTGCCGTGTTTGGGATTGTCATTACAGTTTGTTATATGACACTTGGTTGGAAAGGGGCGATTTTCTTCGGGATGGCAACGACTGCCATTGCTGGGATGATTTTCGGATTGATTGATGTTCCTAACCATATCGTTTCTTCTGTACCAAGCATTGCTCCAACATTTGGCCAAGCAGTTATTCACTTACCAGATATTTTCACACCGCAAATGTTGATAGTTATTTTGACCTTTTTCTTCATTGATTTCTTTGATACTGCGGGGACGCTTGTTGCAGTTGCGACCCAAGCTGGTTTTGTGAAAGATGATAAAATCCCACGTGCTGGTCGTGCGCTTTTCTCTGATTCCCTTGCGACAGTATCTGGTGCTATCTTCGGGACTTCTACTACTACCTCTTATGTAGAATCTACTGCTGGGGTTGCTGTTGGTGGTCGGACAGGATTGACTGCGATTGTTATTGCAATTTGTTTCTCTTTATCACTATTCTTTTCGCCGCTTCTCGGTGTGATTACTAGTGCGGTTACAACGCCTGCACTTGTTATTGTTGGGATTTTGATGATTGGAAATGTAGCGCATATTGATTGGACAAAATTCGAAATCGCTGTTCCTGCTTTCTTTGTTGTTTTAATGATGGTCCTTACTTTCTCCATCGCAACAGGTATCGCAATTGGTTTCATTTTCTATCCAATTACAATGGCACTTAAAGGTCGTTATAAAGAAGTTCATCCAATTATGTATGTGATGATGGTACTGTTTATACTGTACTTCATATTTGTTGTTTAA
- a CDS encoding glycoside hydrolase family 1 protein — protein sequence MTYKFPENFWWGSAASGPQTEGAANVDGRKPSIWDHWYDIEPGRFFNDVGPTNTSNFYYQYKEDIALMKQTGHNSFRTSIQWSRLIPDGIGEVNPKAVDFYNRVIDEMIANNVEPFMNLYHFDMPMSMQEKGGFESREVVDAYATFAKTCFELFGDRVKHWFTFNEPIVPVEAGYLYDMHFPNVVDFKRATQVAYHTTLAHALAVKEFHALAIPKGQIGIILNLTPSYPRSQNPADVKAAHIADLIFNRSFLDPVTKGEFPADLVEIIREHDALPTYTEEDLAIIKNNIIDILGVNYYQPRRVKAKEYAAHPDAPFMPEHLFDNYEMPYRKMNPYRGWEIFERAIYDIAINLRDNYDNIPFFISENGMGVEGESRYRNADGMIEDTYRIDFIKSHLKWLHKAIEEGANCNGYHLWTFMDCWSWANAYKNRYGLVEVDLDNNFKRTIKASGHWYKELAENNGFED from the coding sequence ATGACTTATAAATTTCCGGAAAATTTTTGGTGGGGAAGTGCTGCTTCAGGACCTCAAACAGAAGGTGCAGCGAATGTAGATGGAAGAAAACCTAGTATTTGGGATCACTGGTATGATATTGAACCAGGACGTTTCTTCAATGACGTTGGACCAACAAATACATCTAATTTTTACTATCAATATAAAGAAGACATCGCTTTAATGAAACAAACTGGACATAATTCATTCCGGACATCTATTCAGTGGTCTCGTCTAATCCCAGATGGTATCGGTGAAGTAAATCCGAAAGCGGTAGATTTTTATAATCGTGTTATTGATGAAATGATAGCAAATAACGTTGAACCATTCATGAATTTATACCACTTCGATATGCCAATGTCGATGCAAGAAAAAGGTGGATTTGAAAGCCGTGAAGTAGTAGATGCCTACGCAACTTTTGCAAAAACTTGTTTTGAATTATTTGGTGACCGTGTGAAACATTGGTTTACTTTTAATGAACCAATTGTGCCTGTCGAAGCGGGATATTTATATGATATGCATTTTCCGAATGTAGTAGACTTTAAACGGGCGACACAAGTGGCTTATCATACTACTTTGGCACATGCATTAGCTGTAAAAGAATTCCACGCCTTAGCAATTCCAAAAGGCCAAATCGGGATTATTTTAAACTTAACACCATCTTATCCACGTAGCCAAAACCCAGCAGATGTCAAAGCTGCACATATTGCGGATTTAATTTTCAACCGTAGTTTCCTAGATCCAGTGACAAAAGGTGAATTTCCAGCTGATCTTGTCGAAATCATCCGCGAACATGACGCCTTACCAACTTATACGGAAGAAGATTTAGCGATTATTAAAAATAACATTATTGATATTTTAGGCGTTAACTACTATCAACCACGTCGCGTGAAAGCGAAAGAATACGCAGCACATCCAGATGCACCATTTATGCCAGAACATCTTTTTGATAATTACGAAATGCCTTACCGCAAAATGAATCCGTATCGTGGTTGGGAAATTTTTGAAAGAGCGATTTATGATATTGCGATTAATTTACGCGACAACTACGATAATATTCCATTCTTTATTTCTGAAAACGGGATGGGTGTGGAAGGAGAAAGTCGCTATCGTAATGCGGACGGAATGATTGAAGATACGTACCGAATTGATTTTATTAAGAGTCACTTGAAATGGTTGCATAAAGCCATTGAAGAAGGCGCAAATTGTAATGGTTACCATCTTTGGACGTTTATGGATTGCTGGAGCTGGGCAAATGCTTACAAAAATCGTTACGGCTTAGTGGAAGTAGACTTGGATAATAATTTCAAACGAACTATTAAAGCTTCTGGTCATTGGTACAAAGAACTTGCAGAAAACAATGGTTTTGAAGATTAA
- a CDS encoding GntR family transcriptional regulator encodes MAQNQTKYSFIAEEIRKRIMNHAYPLNQPIPDEITLAKEFDCSRMTMKKALEVLVLEGLLYRKRGHGTFIIKSALDADRLQIHNQEVNGFTKLLNGKKVISKVIEFKVIFPSEEIAERLHIEMETPIYDILRVRLVKDEPYVLEHTYMPVGVIPGINQQILEGSIYSYIQDELHLKIASSYKQIRADKATLLDQQYLDCASDDPVVEVEQTVYLNNGLAFEFSKSRHRYDKFVFTTVNIARR; translated from the coding sequence GTGGCTCAGAATCAAACAAAATATAGTTTCATAGCTGAAGAAATCCGAAAAAGAATTATGAATCACGCATATCCGCTTAATCAACCTATTCCTGATGAGATAACTTTGGCAAAAGAGTTTGATTGTAGTCGAATGACGATGAAGAAAGCGTTAGAGGTACTAGTGCTTGAAGGTTTACTCTACCGAAAACGAGGACATGGTACTTTCATTATCAAATCGGCGCTGGACGCGGACCGTTTGCAGATTCACAATCAAGAAGTAAATGGCTTCACAAAACTTTTAAATGGTAAAAAAGTAATTAGTAAAGTTATCGAATTTAAAGTTATTTTTCCAAGTGAAGAAATCGCCGAACGCCTGCATATTGAAATGGAAACGCCAATATATGACATTTTGCGCGTGCGGTTGGTAAAAGATGAACCTTATGTGCTCGAGCATACGTATATGCCAGTTGGCGTCATTCCTGGTATTAATCAGCAAATTTTGGAAGGTTCCATTTATTCGTACATTCAAGATGAGCTTCACTTAAAAATTGCTAGTTCTTACAAACAAATTCGTGCAGATAAAGCGACGTTACTCGACCAACAATATTTGGACTGTGCTTCAGATGATCCTGTTGTTGAAGTAGAGCAAACTGTTTATTTAAACAATGGACTTGCATTTGAATTTTCGAAGTCGCGTCATCGTTACGATAAGTTCGTATTTACAACAGTTAATATTGCTAGACGTTAA
- a CDS encoding ROK family transcriptional regulator, translating to MTQKTDQDVMRENNKKLVLKTLFNAGQTSRSSIASTIRLQKSTVSSIVRELHEAGLIEELGIGESTNSGGRRPNLIQLNYRYGYVLAFDMGARHLRYSVNYLNGEVIQKESLRLIGKSIKDVFQMMEKVISGLPNFATKKGLLGIAVSTHAPVYNNEIRYSPFLELDSFSLLSALQEVVDVPIRFENEANLTAISIRDFWNHSDEEPLTNLVALNIHNGIGAGTIIKEQLYHGLQGLAGEIGRSVIWKDKKVYRLEELYSEKAIIEKIAQHEKKSDLTVDEFIGLIRSGNQFVLEVVDEWITAIAQITYNLVQYSAPEAVFLSSRSLAQFPELLERISSEYKELDPLGETRLEFTEHDIYDSSLLGGVALISRQVLGLESQNLVFKK from the coding sequence ATGACTCAAAAAACAGACCAAGATGTTATGAGGGAAAACAATAAAAAATTAGTATTAAAAACACTTTTTAATGCTGGACAAACATCTCGAAGTTCGATTGCAAGTACTATTCGTCTGCAAAAATCGACTGTGTCATCCATCGTTCGTGAGCTTCATGAGGCAGGACTTATCGAGGAATTAGGTATTGGAGAATCGACTAATTCTGGTGGACGCAGACCGAATTTGATTCAGCTTAACTATCGCTACGGCTATGTGTTAGCTTTTGATATGGGAGCAAGACATTTACGATATTCAGTTAACTATTTAAACGGCGAAGTGATTCAAAAAGAGTCGCTTAGATTAATAGGAAAAAGTATCAAAGATGTGTTTCAAATGATGGAAAAAGTAATTTCCGGATTGCCAAATTTCGCTACAAAGAAAGGTTTGTTAGGCATTGCGGTTTCCACTCATGCCCCTGTTTACAATAACGAAATTAGGTATAGCCCATTTTTAGAATTAGATTCTTTCTCGTTATTAAGTGCGTTACAAGAAGTAGTGGATGTACCAATTCGGTTTGAAAATGAGGCGAATTTAACGGCGATTTCAATTAGAGATTTTTGGAATCATTCAGATGAGGAACCACTTACTAATTTAGTAGCGCTTAATATTCACAATGGAATCGGCGCCGGCACAATAATTAAAGAGCAACTTTATCACGGCTTGCAGGGGTTAGCTGGTGAAATTGGTCGTTCGGTTATTTGGAAAGATAAAAAAGTTTATCGACTAGAAGAGCTTTATTCTGAAAAAGCAATCATCGAGAAAATTGCGCAACATGAAAAAAAATCCGATTTAACGGTCGATGAATTTATTGGACTCATAAGAAGTGGCAATCAATTTGTTTTAGAAGTTGTCGATGAATGGATTACAGCGATTGCGCAAATCACCTATAATTTAGTTCAATATAGCGCACCGGAAGCGGTATTTTTGTCTTCACGTTCTTTAGCCCAGTTTCCAGAGTTATTAGAGCGAATTTCAAGCGAATATAAAGAGCTAGATCCTTTAGGTGAGACCCGGCTTGAGTTCACTGAGCATGATATTTACGATTCGTCTTTGCTTGGTGGGGTCGCACTTATTTCAAGACAGGTACTAGGGCTCGAATCACAAAATCTAGTTTTCAAAAAATAA
- the xylA gene encoding xylose isomerase: MSYFPQVEKIQYEGKNTKNRLAFRHYNAEEVVLGKPMKEHLRFGVAYWHTMTQDGSDPFGMAINERTWIAGTEMETAKNRVEAFFEILEKLGAEYFCFHDIDVAPAGNSIEEFMNNLDEITDLIKEKMDQTGIKLLWNTANMFSHPRFNNGAGSTNDPEVFAYAAAQVKKGLDISKKLNGANYVFWGGREGYETLLNTDMKFEQDNIARLFKMVIAYAGKIGHKPQFLIEPKPKEPSKHQYDFDAATTMAFIQNYGLEGDFKLNLEANHATLAGHTFEHELRVAREFNALGSIDANQGDMLLGWDTDEFPTNVVDVTLTMYEILQNGGIAPGGINFDAKVRRSSFAMEDLLLAHIAGMDTFARGLKAAAKIIEDKFIENILNERYGKWSSTDIGKSILDGKEDLESLTKYAYQHGDNIKLESSHIEHVKSVLNDYVF; this comes from the coding sequence ATGAGTTATTTTCCACAAGTAGAAAAAATTCAGTATGAAGGTAAGAACACAAAAAATCGGTTGGCTTTTCGTCATTATAATGCAGAAGAAGTTGTTTTAGGAAAACCAATGAAAGAACATTTGCGTTTTGGAGTCGCATATTGGCATACGATGACACAAGATGGTAGTGATCCATTCGGAATGGCAATTAATGAGCGGACTTGGATTGCGGGAACGGAGATGGAAACCGCGAAGAATCGTGTCGAAGCATTCTTTGAAATCCTTGAAAAATTAGGCGCAGAATATTTTTGTTTCCACGATATTGACGTAGCTCCGGCTGGCAATTCGATTGAAGAATTTATGAACAATTTGGACGAAATTACAGATTTAATTAAAGAAAAAATGGACCAAACAGGGATTAAATTACTTTGGAACACTGCTAATATGTTTTCACATCCACGTTTTAACAATGGAGCAGGTTCGACAAATGACCCAGAAGTTTTCGCCTATGCAGCTGCGCAAGTGAAAAAAGGACTTGATATTTCAAAAAAACTAAATGGCGCCAACTACGTATTTTGGGGTGGCCGTGAAGGTTATGAAACGCTATTAAATACTGATATGAAGTTTGAGCAAGATAATATTGCGCGCTTATTCAAAATGGTTATCGCTTATGCAGGAAAAATTGGTCATAAACCACAGTTCTTAATTGAACCAAAACCAAAAGAACCTTCCAAACATCAATATGATTTTGATGCAGCAACAACCATGGCATTTATTCAAAATTATGGTTTAGAGGGCGACTTTAAGTTAAACTTAGAAGCAAACCATGCGACACTTGCTGGTCATACATTTGAACATGAACTGCGTGTAGCACGCGAATTTAATGCGCTTGGTTCGATTGATGCTAACCAAGGGGATATGTTGCTTGGTTGGGATACAGATGAGTTTCCAACGAATGTAGTTGATGTGACTCTAACAATGTATGAAATTTTACAAAATGGTGGAATCGCGCCAGGTGGTATTAATTTTGATGCAAAAGTGAGACGTTCTTCCTTTGCAATGGAAGACTTGCTACTTGCGCATATTGCCGGAATGGATACGTTTGCGCGTGGACTAAAAGCAGCAGCAAAAATAATTGAAGACAAATTTATCGAAAATATCCTTAATGAACGTTATGGTAAATGGTCAAGTACTGATATTGGTAAATCCATTTTAGATGGAAAAGAAGATTTAGAGTCACTTACAAAATATGCGTATCAACATGGCGATAATATTAAATTGGAATCAAGCCATATCGAACATGTGAAATCAGTCTTGAATGATTATGTCTTTTAA
- the xylB gene encoding xylulokinase → MGYVLGIDLGTSSLKGLIMNKAGQLVAEASAEYRIDSPAPGFSEQHPEYWVIAFEEVITKLSFDVADFSAELEAISFSGQMHSLVTLGENNEVVYPAILWNDVRTTKQCAEIMEQLGDQLKEITKNIVLEGFTLPKILWLQQNKPEIWAKVRKIMLPKDYLAFVLTGNMACEYSDAAGTSLFDIEKHEWSTAICDKFEIDKDILPSVVASLEQVGVVNEVYANRFGLKQDVKVFAGGADNACAALGAGIVNEDYALVSLGTSGVFSSFEPEIINYQGKLHFFNHVIPDVYYSMGVTLAAGNSLNWFKNTFGKGLGFDELLADVHTVAPGSEGLLFTPYIVGERTPHIDSKIRGSFIGIDTRHELKHFARAVLEGITFSLKDAQVLMETAKNKKFKQIISVGGGARNTDWMQMQADIFDAEIIRLEVEQGPGVGACMIAAVGNAWFTDFESCRDTFVQYQKETFKPKQDNVANYEKLYEVYREVYPATKNICATLTGFGEI, encoded by the coding sequence ATGGGGTATGTACTAGGAATTGATCTTGGAACAAGTTCGCTAAAAGGTCTTATTATGAATAAGGCGGGACAATTAGTTGCCGAAGCTTCCGCCGAATATCGTATTGATTCGCCAGCACCAGGTTTTTCAGAGCAGCATCCAGAATATTGGGTTATTGCTTTTGAAGAGGTGATAACTAAGCTGAGTTTTGACGTAGCTGATTTTAGCGCTGAGCTTGAGGCGATTAGCTTTTCTGGACAAATGCATTCGCTAGTAACGCTTGGAGAAAATAATGAAGTAGTTTATCCGGCAATTTTGTGGAATGATGTACGGACGACAAAACAATGCGCAGAAATTATGGAGCAGCTTGGGGACCAATTAAAAGAAATCACGAAAAATATTGTCCTTGAAGGCTTCACTTTACCAAAAATTCTCTGGTTACAACAAAATAAGCCAGAAATTTGGGCTAAAGTACGAAAAATCATGTTACCAAAAGATTATCTAGCTTTTGTTTTAACTGGTAATATGGCGTGTGAATACTCTGATGCGGCTGGTACTTCGCTGTTTGATATCGAAAAACATGAGTGGTCAACAGCAATTTGTGACAAGTTTGAGATTGATAAGGACATTTTGCCAAGTGTTGTTGCTTCTTTAGAGCAGGTTGGTGTGGTAAATGAAGTTTATGCGAACCGTTTTGGGCTAAAACAGGACGTGAAAGTATTTGCGGGTGGTGCAGATAATGCTTGTGCAGCACTCGGAGCAGGAATAGTGAATGAGGACTACGCACTTGTTTCGCTTGGAACGAGTGGGGTTTTCAGTTCTTTTGAGCCAGAAATTATAAATTATCAGGGGAAATTGCACTTTTTCAACCATGTAATTCCTGATGTGTATTATTCTATGGGAGTGACGCTTGCAGCTGGAAACTCATTGAATTGGTTTAAAAATACATTCGGTAAAGGTCTGGGCTTCGATGAGTTGCTTGCGGATGTTCATACAGTTGCGCCGGGTAGTGAAGGATTACTTTTCACGCCTTATATCGTCGGCGAACGGACACCGCACATTGATTCGAAAATTCGTGGTAGTTTTATTGGAATTGACACACGCCATGAATTGAAGCATTTTGCGCGTGCGGTTTTAGAAGGCATTACATTTAGCTTGAAGGATGCACAAGTGTTAATGGAAACGGCGAAAAACAAGAAGTTCAAGCAAATTATTAGCGTTGGCGGCGGTGCTCGAAATACAGACTGGATGCAAATGCAAGCAGATATTTTTGATGCAGAGATTATTCGCCTAGAAGTGGAACAAGGCCCAGGTGTTGGTGCATGTATGATTGCTGCAGTTGGAAATGCTTGGTTTACAGATTTCGAAAGTTGCCGAGACACCTTTGTGCAATATCAAAAAGAAACGTTCAAACCAAAGCAAGATAACGTCGCGAACTATGAGAAATTGTATGAAGTTTACAGGGAAGTATATCCAGCTACGAAAAACATTTGCGCGACACTTACAGGATTCGGTGAAATATAA
- a CDS encoding threonine/serine exporter family protein produces the protein MDLVWTIIIQLVLSYVATVTFAIITNVPKRALNACGITGTFGWMAYWTLMQMDSGTGASSLAGAFVVAVLSHFFAKYKKMPITIFNVPGIVPLVPGGLAYQAVRNFVLGDYTEAIGFSVQVTVVAGAIAAGLMLSEVFNHSIRTFRERKERI, from the coding sequence GTGGATTTAGTTTGGACAATTATTATTCAATTAGTACTAAGTTATGTCGCGACAGTTACCTTTGCGATTATTACAAATGTACCTAAAAGAGCGCTGAATGCTTGTGGAATTACCGGTACATTCGGCTGGATGGCATACTGGACTTTAATGCAAATGGATTCTGGGACAGGTGCTTCATCCTTAGCAGGCGCTTTTGTCGTGGCTGTTCTTAGTCATTTTTTTGCTAAATATAAAAAAATGCCAATTACGATTTTTAATGTTCCTGGAATTGTCCCTCTTGTTCCAGGTGGACTTGCCTATCAAGCGGTTCGTAATTTTGTATTAGGCGATTACACTGAAGCAATTGGTTTTTCTGTTCAAGTCACCGTTGTCGCTGGAGCTATCGCGGCAGGACTGATGCTATCCGAGGTTTTCAATCATAGCATTAGAACCTTTAGAGAACGAAAAGAACGGATTTAA